The following proteins are encoded in a genomic region of Palaemon carinicauda isolate YSFRI2023 chromosome 19, ASM3689809v2, whole genome shotgun sequence:
- the LOC137659098 gene encoding uncharacterized protein yields the protein MLEHLLSVAGAKGIQLTPRFILIDFELFCIKALQEKYPEARITGCFFHLYQSIYQSIQKYGLVDVYKNNCDLALGLQQLAALAFLRPDDIHDAYLCLANNIPDEAEPVYNYFGETYVLGRRIISRRGRPRQNQLRHPPRFHPTFWSIHHLQELNLPRTNNGVEAWHRRFETVVERYHLGVYSMIREFVKEDHRTDQEIQRLTSGINPSKKEKEEIQREKRLTTVLSREGEISLSDYIRGIAHNLLLGASNRLNNLDEDISEGEQ from the coding sequence ATGTTAGAACATTTACTTTCAGTTGCAGGAGCAAAAGGAATTCAGTTAACTCCTAGATTCATcttgatagattttgagttattTTGTATCAAAGCTCTCCAAGAAAAATATCCCGAGGCTAGAATAACCGGATGCTTTTTCCACCTATATCAAAGTATTTACCAAAGTATTCAAAAGTATGGCCTCgttgatgtatacaaaaataattgcGATTTAGCTTTAGGTTTACAACAGTTGGCAGCGCTCGCATTTCTACGACCTGATGACATCCATGATGCATATCTATGTCTTGCAAATAACATCCCAGATGAAGCAGAACCGGTTTATAATTATTTCGGGGAAACGTATGTGCTAGGTAGGCGCATAATTTCACGAAGGGGAAGGCCAAGACAAAACCAATTACGTCACCCTCCACGATTTCATCCAACTTTTTGGAGCATCCATCATTTGCAAGAACTCAATCTCCCAAGAACGAATAATGGAGtagaggcttggcacaggagatttgaAACCGTCGTTGAGCGTTACCATTTGGGTGTGTACTCAATGATCCGGGAATTTGTCAAAGAAGACCATCGAACAGACCAAGAAATACAACGTTTAACATCGGGCATTAATCCGtctaagaaagaaaaagaagaaatccaaAGAGAAAAAAGGCTGACAACAGTTTTAAGTAGAGAGGGGGAAATCAGTTTGAGTGATTACATAAGGGGTATTGCACACAATTTACTTTTAGGTGCAAGTAATAGGCTTAACAACTTAGACGAAGACATTAGTGAAGGTGAACAATAA